GCGCCACGGCCCTCTTCCAGAAGGCCGCGGACCTGGAGCCGGAGAACAGCCTGTTCACGATGAATCTGTACTCCGTGATGTGCCTGATGGCGGACGCCACCCACGCGGGACAGAAAGCGCGACGGTGAGGCACTCGCCCATGGGGCGCGGCGCCTACCCGTTCGATGGTGCCGCCGGAGTGGCCCCGGACGAACACTCACGTTGATACGTGGCCAGTGCCTGCTTGAAGCGAGCTCGCTCTTCGTCGGGCCATTCCTTGGGCAGCTTCGCCACTGCTTGCTGTTGATCTTCGATGGCGTCGCGGCAACGGCCTCGGTGGAAGGCCACCCGCGCCGACGTCTCGAGCGCGTAGGGGTTCTCGGGTGCGAAGCGCCGCCCCACCTTCGCCAGGGGCTCTGCTGCCTCGTACTCCCCTTCTTCCGCACGCAGCCACGCCAGTGGGAGTAGCCCGGTTCCGTGGACACCCGAGATGTGATGGAAGGAGCACGGGATGTCCGCGACTGACGAGAAGCAGAGGAAGCCCCGTAGGCCACGCCGGGAGTTCACGGCGGAGTTCAAGGCCGGGGCGGTGAGGCTGGTGCTGGAGGAGGGGAAAACGATTCCCCAGGCCGCCCGAGACTTGGACCTGACGGAGTCAGCGCTGCGGCTGTGGGTCGAGCAGACGAAGACGGACCGGGGCGGGGGCAGGCCTGGAGCGCTGACGACGGTGGAGCGCGAGGAACTCTCTCGGCTGCGCAAGGAGAACCGGGAGCTGCGGATGGAGCGGGAGATACTAAAAAACGCGGCGGCCTTCTTCGCGAAGGAGATGAAGTGAAGTTCTCCTTCATCCACGCGAAGAAGGCCCTCTTTCCCGTCGCTGTCCTCTGTCGTCACCTGGGCGTCTCACGCAGTGGCTACTACGCCTGGGCGGCGCGGCCCGAGTGCGAGCGGAAGCAACGCGACCGGGCGCTTCATCTCGAAGTGGCAGCCGTCCACCAGGAGAGCCGGGGCACGTACGGCGCTCCGCGGGTGCATGCGGAACTCAAAGCGAGAGGCCAGCGGGTGGCGCGGAAGCGAGTGGCTCGCCTGATGCGCCAGGCGGGCCTGCGTGGCCGTGCACGGCGTCGCTTCGTACGGACCACCGACTCGGCCCACCACCACCCCGTGGCGCCGAACACCCTGGAGAGGAACTTCCAACCCGGTCAGCTCCACCGTACGTGGGTGGGTGACATCACCTATGTCTGGACCGACGAGGGCTGGCTGTACCTGGCGGTGCTGCTGGACCTCTTCAGCCGCAAGGTGGTGGGCTGGGCGATGGGCGAGAGAATCGACCGCGGCCTGGTGCTGCGCGCACTCGACATGGCGTTGCTCAGCCGTCCCGCCCCGCAACTTCACCACTCGGATAGGGGCAGCCAATACGCAAGCGAGGACTACCGCCGGCTGCTGGAGGAGCACGGCATCGGATGCAGCATGTCGCGCAAGGGTAACTGCTGGGACAACGCCGTGGCGGAAAGCTTCTTCTCCACCCTGAAGTTGGAGCTCGTCTACGTCACCCGCTTCAAGACGCGTGAGGCGGCGAAGCAGTCGCTGTTCGAGTACATTGAGGTGTTCTACAACCGGAAGCGGCGCCACTCAGCCCTGGGCTACGTCTGCCCTGCGGAGTACGAGCGGATGGCCGAAACCAAGAGGCTGGCAGCATAGTCAACCTGTCCACCGAACCGGAGCAGGCCCACAGCTCTGTCGCGCCCCACCCATTCAAGGCCTGGAGATGGTTCAGGGAGTTCAACGCCTTTTCATACTGCGGGTCCTCGGGGGCATGCTTTGCCAGGAACCGTGCGAGATCCAGCAAGGCGTCCTCACTGGCGGGAAACTGCGTGACGCGGGCACGAAGCCACCGCAGTTCCTCCTCCCGGGGCAAATACGCATTCGGGTGATCGGACCTGAGATTGAACTTGAGCGAGTACTCAACGGGATGCCCCGCCAGCCTCGCGGGCTCATAGACGTAAGCCCCCAGCGTCTTGATGAACGCCTCCGTGATCCCATAGGGCGCGGATTCAATCACGGTGAACCTCCGTATCCGGCCGTTCGTTCCGAGCCGGGCACGAAGCACCACCAAGAAGCTCGTCCTCGCGTTCGTCCCACGATTCGTCAATGAGGGCGGGTCGCCCGACACCCGAATGGGCCGCTGGAATTGCTCCTGGAAGTACGTGCATGCCTCCGCGAGTTCCGCGCTGCACGCGGCGGAGATGTCGAGCCTGGCGGTCTGGACCTGGTCCTTGGAGGGTTTCCCCGCAAGCACCTGAACCGCCTCCTGGAAGACTCGGGGGGCTTCGTCCAGGGACAGCTCCCGCGTGGGAGCGGACTCATAGAAGTCACGGGCCACCACGATGCGCTTGGGCTCGTCGGGCGGGCGTTCAGCGTCCAGATAGAGTTCCATGGCGTGGGAGAGGTGACCATGGCTCGCGGGTAGCGAGGGCACACCGGCATGACGGCAGCCGGTGGCCACGGGCAAGCACACCGCAAGGAAGAGAATCAGTCGTCGCATCGGCGACGAACGCTACCCGCCTCTGCCAAACGCGTGAAAGCGCCCCCCTCTGCCTCGTAGCTCGCCAGCGTCCCAGCCTTCGCGCAGCGTATTAGGCGCCGCCCCCACACCACGGCACGCACA
This genomic window from Myxococcus hansupus contains:
- a CDS encoding IS3 family transposase (programmed frameshift), with protein sequence MSATDEKQRKPRRPRREFTAEFKAGAVRLVLEEGKTIPQAARDLDLTESALRLWVEQTKTDRGGGRPGALTTVEREELSRLRKENRELRMEREIPKKRGGLLREGDEVKFSFIHAKKALFPVAVLCRHLGVSRSGYYAWAARPECERKQRDRALHLEVAAVHQESRGTYGAPRVHAELKARGQRVARKRVARLMRQAGLRGRARRRFVRTTDSAHHHPVAPNTLERNFQPGQLHRTWVGDITYVWTDEGWLYLAVLLDLFSRKVVGWAMGERIDRGLVLRALDMALLSRPAPQLHHSDRGSQYASEDYRRLLEEHGIGCSMSRKGNCWDNAVAESFFSTLKLELVYVTRFKTREAAKQSLFEYIEVFYNRKRRHSALGYVCPAEYERMAETKRLAA